GAGCGACGGCGAGCAGGCCATGGCGTTCCTGCGCAACGAAGGCGAGTACGCCGACACGCCGCGGCCGGACCTGATCCTGCTGGACCTCAACCTGCCGCGTAAGGACGGCCGTGAGGTGCTCGAGGACATCAAGGCGGACGCGACCCTGCGGAGCATCCCGGTGGTGGTGCTGACGACGTCGGAGGCCGAGGAGGACATCCTGCGCAGCTATCATCTGCACGCCAACGCGTACGTCGCGAAGCCCGTGGACTTCGACCAGTTCATCAAGGTGGTACGCCAGATCGATGACTTCTTCGTGAGTGTCGTTAAACTGCCTAGGACGGACCAGCGTCCGTAGGCCTGTTTCCGACGTGACAGGAATCACACCTGGTCAGCGGAAAAAGTGATCGCCTGCGCACACACCACGGTCTCAGGCCTCGTAACGTAGACGCCCACCGGCACGCGCGCGGTTTCGTGCTCCTGCGCGACACGTTCACGCACGCGGCAGGCACCCAGCGACCACGTGAAAAGCCGGACACGCCGTGTAACCGGACGGTGTGATCCGCCGGAGGTGGAGAGTTCTCCGATGACCCAGACAACGGCCGGTCGGCCGGCCGGTGAGCCGGCTCAGCGCAAGCAGCGGGCCCAGATCAAGGCCCGCACTCTGCGGACCGATCGATGGTGGCTGGCCCCTGCCATCACGTTCGCGGCACTCACCTCGTTCTTGATATATGGCTTCTGGGCGATCTTCGACAAGAGCTATTTCGTCGAGCCGTACATCGCCCCGTTCTCCTCGCCGTGCCTCGCGACCTCGTGTCCCGAGGGTGCGCGGCTGTTCGGCCTCGCTCCTGTCGGTGACTGGTGGGTGTTGCCGCCGGGCCTGCTCATCCTCGGCCTGCCGGCGGGTTTCCGTCTCACCTGTTACTACTACCGCAAGGGTTACTACCGCGCGTTCTGGCTTTCGCCGCCGGCGTGCTCGGTGGCCGAGCCGCACGGGAAGTACACCGGTGAGACGCGGCTGCCGCTGATCCTGCAGAACATCCACCGTTACTTCTTCTACGGCGCCGTGCTGATCGCGCTGGTGCTGACGTGGGACGCGGTGCTGGCGCTGCGCGACCACGAGGGCAACTGGGGTCACGTCGGGCTCGGCACGGTGATCCTGTGGGTCAACGTAGTGTTGATCTGGGCTTACACCCTGAGCTGTCACTCGTGTCGTCACATCACGGCGGGCCGGCTCAACCACTTCTCCAAGCACCCGTTGCGCTACAAGATGTGGACGTTCGTGTCGCGGCTGAACCGCCGTCACATGCTGCTGGCCTGGCTGTCGATGTACTCCGTCATGGCGGCCGACCTGTACGTGCGCCTTGTCGCCAAGGGCATCATCAACTTCCCGCTCGCCTAAGGATCACTGTGGAAATCGAGCGTCACGAATACGACGTCGTCGTCATCGGCGCGGGAGGCGCCGGGCTGCGCGCGGCGATCGAGGCCCGGCAGCAGGGCAAGCGCACGGCCATCGTGTGCAAGTCGCTGTTCGGCAAGGCCCACACCGTCATGGCCGAAGGCGGCGCCGCCGCGGCCATGGGGAACGTCAACTCCGACGACAACTGGATGGTGCACTTCCGCGACACCATGCGCGGAGGCAAGTTCCTGAACAACTGGCGCATGGCGGAGCTGCACGCCAAAGAGGCGCCGGAGCGCGTCTGGGAGCTTGAGGCGTGGGGTGCGTTGTTCGACCGCACCAAGGACGGCAAGATCAGCCAGCGGAACTTCGGCGGTCACGAATACCCGCGGCTGGCGCACGTCGGCGACCGCACGGGGCTTGAGCTGATCCGCACGCTGCAGCAGCGGGTCGTGGCCCTGCAGCAGGAGGACGAGCGGCTGCACGGCGACCCCGAGGCGTACCTCAAGGTGTTCGCCGAGTGCACGATCACGCGGCTGCTCCAGGACGGCGACGAGCCAGGAGCGCCGATCACCGGCGCGTTCGGGTACTGGCGGGAGACGGGCCGGCTGATCTGTTTCGACGCGCCGGCGGTGGTGCTGGCGACCGGCGGCATCGGCAAGTCGTTCAGCGTCACGTCGAACTCCTGGGAGTACACCGGGGACGGTCACGCGCTGGCGCTGCTGGCCGGGGCCAAGCTCATCAACATGGAGTTCGTGCAGTTCCACCCGACCGGCATGGTGTGGCCGCCGTCGGTGCGCGGCATCCTGGTCACCGAGTCGGTGCGCGGCGACGGCGGTGTGCTGCGCAATTCCGACGGTGTGCGGTTCATGTTCAACTACATCCCCGACGTGTTCAAGGACAAGTACGCGACGTCCGAGGAGGAAGGCGACCGCTGGTACACCGACCAGGCCAACAACCGCCGTCCTCCGGAGCTGTTGCCGCGTGACGAGGTCGCGCGCGCGATCAACTCCGAGGTGAAGGCCGGTCGCGGGTCGCCGCACGGCGGGGTGTTCCTGGACGTGTCGAGCCGTCTGCCGGCGGCGGAGATCGTCAGGCGGCTGCCGTCCATGCACCACCAGTTCAAGGAGCTGGCGGACGTCGACATCACGGCCGAGCCGATGGAGGTCGGGCCGACGTGCCACTACGTGATGGGTGGCGTCGAGGTCGACGCCGACACCACGCAGTCGTCGGTGCCGGGGTTGTTCGCGGCCGGTGAGGTGTCCGGCGGCATGCACGGCTCCAACCGGCTCGGCGGCAACTCCCTGTCGGACCTGCTGGTGTTCGGCCAGCGGGCCGGCGCGGGGGCCGCGGCGTACGTCGACGGGCTCGCGGCGCGGCCGGTGGCCGGCCCCGAGAAGCTCGCCGAGGCCGAGGCGGAGGCTCTGGCTCCGCTGTCGCGCGGCGGCGCCGAGAACCCGTACGAGGTGCACCAGGAGCTGCAGCGCACCATGCATGAGCTGGTCGGCATCATCCGCAAGGCCGGTGAGATCAGCGAGGCGCTGGAGGTCGTCACCAAGCTCAAGGAGCGTGCGGCCAACACCGGGGCTCCCGGTGGCCGCATCTACAACCCGGGGTGGCACCTGGCACTCGACCTGCGCAACATGCTGCTGGTGTCCGAGTGCGTGGCGCGCGCGGCGCTGCTGCGTGAGGAGAGCCGCGGCGGTCACACCCGTGACGACTTCCCCGCCATGTCGGCCGACTGGCGGCGCAAGCTGCTGGTCTGCGCGCTCGCCGCGGACGGCGGGATCACGGTCGAGGAGCAGGAGCAGCCCTCCATGCGCGACGACCTGCTGACGCTGTTCGAGCGCGGGGAGCTCAGCAAGTACCTCACCGCCGACGAGATGGTGGAATTCGACGCGCTCGTGAAGGAGTCCTGATGAGTTACAAGGCCAAGTTCCGCGTGTGGCGCGGCGAAGGCGGTGAGGGCTCGCTTGAGGACTTCACCGTCGAGGTCAACGAGGGTGAGGTCGTGCTCGACGTCATCCACCGGTTGCAGGCCACGCAGGCCCCGGACCTCGCGGTGCGGTGGAACTGCAAGGCCGGCAAGTGCGGGTCGTGCTCGATGGAGATCAACGGCAAGCCGCGTCTCGGCTGCATGACGCGCATGTCGACGTTCACCGAGGACGAGACGATCACGGTGACGCCGATGCGCACCTTCCCGGTGATCAAGGACCTGGTCACCGATGTGTCGTTCAACTACCAGAAGGCCAGGGAGATCCCGTCCTTCACGCCGCCGGACAACGTCAAGCCCGGCGAGTACCGCATGCAGCAGATCGACGTCGAGCGGTCCCAGGAGTTCCGCAAGTGCATCGAGTGCTTCATGTGCAACAACGTCTGCCACGTGATCCGTGACCACGAGGAGAACAAGACGGCGTTCGCGGGGCCGCGGTACCTCATGCGGATCGCGGAGCTCGACATGCACCCGTACGACGTGGCGGAGCGCAAGAACGCCGCGCAGGAGGAGCACGGGCTCGGGTACTGCAACATCACCAAGTGCTGCACCGAGGTGTGCCCCGAACACATCAAGATCACCGACAACGCGCTGATCCCGATGAAGGAACGGGTCGTGGACCGCAAGTACGACCCGCTGGTGTGGCTCGGCAGCAAGATCTTCAAGCGGTCGGGTTCCGGCCAGAAGTCCTGACTCCTACGGCGAAGGGCCCGTCCCCCTGGTGGGGCCGGGCCCTTTCCTTGTGTCTTGACGTCAGGAGCGGCGGCGGAAGAACCTGCCGACGCCGCGGTGCCGGCCCGCCGCCGGTGCGCCGGGGATGGGGGCCTGCACGGTGCCGGTGGGGCCGTGCGGCGCCTGCTGCGGGTCGGCCGGCATGCCCGTCGTGGCGCCGGGGTCGGCGGTACGCGGCCACGGCTCCGCCGGGCCGTACATGCCGGTCGGCATCCCCATGCCGGGGTGCGGGACGCCGTGCTGGCCGAAGGCGGCGTTCGGGTCGTAGACGTACTGGTAGCCGTACGGCTGCTGCTGCGGGTCGCCGTAGTGGCCCGGGTGCACCGGGACGAAGCTGATGATCGGCGCGTAGGCCGCACCGTTCTGGTAGATCGGGTAACCCGGCATCGGAGGCATCTCGGGGTCGCCGCGGTGGCGGCCCGGCGAACGCGGCCCGGCCCTGCGGACGGCCGCGGCGTGGGCCATGCGGCGCATGCGGCCCTCGAAGACCAGGACACCCAGCATGACGAGCACGGCCAGCAGGACACCGGGGATGGCGAGCTTACGGCTCAGGGTGAGCTGGTCGTACTCGGGGGACGCGTTGCGGATCTCGATCGGCACCGAGTCGGGGGTCGGCTCCTCGAACGACGCGGCCGGCGTGGGGCCCGGGTCGGACGGGGGGTCCACCGGGGCCAGGGAGAGCTGCGGGTCCTGCACCGGGGACTCGGTGGCCGGCGGCGTGGGGGAGTCGACCGGCGCGTTCGTCGGCAGCACCGGCATGGACGTGGGAGGTGGCTGCGTGGCGGCCGGCGGCACGACCGGCGCGGTGTTGCTCGCCGGCGGCTTCGGCTTCTTGGTGACCTTGATCGTCTTGGTCGGGTCGGGGGCCACGGTCCGGGTCTTGGTGACCGTCGGGTCGGGCTCCTGGGTGACCGTGACGGTCACCTCGGGGTCGGGTTCGGGTGTCCCGCTGTCGGTGACGTCTCCCCATTCGGGCTCGACCGACGTGGGGTCGGCCACCGCGGCGTTGGCGGCGTTGGCCCTCGGGGTCGTCATCGGCGCCACCGCCAGCAGCACGACTCCCGTCAGCCCCAGTGACGCCACCACTGCGGACACGGCCGTCACGCGAACGCGTCCGCTCACTTTCGCCCCCCGGGTCTCTCCCTCGAAGCCGATCAATCCAAGGGAAATCTTAGTTGGGGCAACGTAACAGTAAAGCCCAATCCACGACACAAGTCATACAAACCCAGCGCGGAGGTCACCGGTATCGGTCCGGCGGGCCGCCGGACCGATACCGGTGTTCCGGCACGTCCCGATGGACGCGTGCCTGCGTCGTACCGGACGCTTTTTCGGACGTCCCGGGCCGCTCAGCGGCGCAGGCGGCCCGTCGCGGCCCGGGTTCGGGTACGTGCCGATGGTTGCGGCTCTTCGTCACACCGGGTCAAGTTTCAGAAGGATCCCGGCCTTCCTACAGCGCCGGAGGCTTCTTCGCGGCCCGGCGGCGCAGGGCCGACTGGAGCCACAGAGCGGCGAGCAGGAGTACCACCGCGGCGGCGACGGCCGGGAAACCCCGCACGCCGGTCATCTCGTCCTCGGCACCGGCCATGAGGTCCTGACGGTTCCCGGCGGGCTGCCGCGGCGGGGCGGGGTTCTGCGGCTGTGCCTGCGGCGCCTGGCCTCCCGGCGTCAGCGGGTCGACCGGCATGGCGGGCTTCGGCGGCCCGGCAGGGGTCAGCGGGAACGCCGGCGGTGCCTCGGGGGCCCCGGGAGCGAGGATCGGGCCCGGGGTCGCCGGTGGGACCTGCGCGGCGCCGGCGTTCGGGATGGCCATGGGAGCGGCCATGGGGGGCGCCATCGGAGGTGCCATGGGGGCCGCCATTGGAGCGGCCAACGGCGCGGTCAAGGGGACGGGGGGTGGGAGAGGACGCGGCGCCGGCAGTTTCGGCGTCACCTGCTTCGGGTGCGCCGGTGCCGGCCGTGCACCGGTGGACGCCGCCGGCCGGGCCGGAGCGCCGGGGGCCGGACGAGGCACGGCGACAGCCGACTTGGGGAACGACGTCGAGATGACCCGCCGGGGTGCCGCGCCGACCTCCTCCAGGCCGGGTACCGCCGCGGTGTTCTCGACGCCGGGTACCGCGCCGGTCTCCCCGCGGACGGGGGCCGCGCCGGCACCGCTCGCCGTACCGGCCTTCTCCCCACCCGTCGCCGCACCGGCTTCCGCGGCGGCCAGAGGGCTCCGGGCCGGCGGCGCGAAGGCAGCCGTCTCGCTAGTGAGCGCGTCGGGGGACTTCCCGGCGGCCAAGGCCGCGTCCGTGGGAGAGCCGGCCAGGGTGAGCGCACCGGCGGGGGGCTGTGCTTCTGCCGGAGGCTGTGCGCCGGCCGGGGGCTGTGCGCCGGCCGGGGGCTGTGCGCCGGCCGGGGGCTGTGCGCCGGCCGGGGGCTGTGCGCCGGCCTGGGGCTGTGCGCCGGCCTGGGGCTGTGCGCCGGCCTGGGGCTGTGGGGGCTCGGCCGTCTTGTCTGCCGCTTGCTTCGCCGCGTCGTGCGTGCCGCCGGACGGTGGCTCGGCCTTCTCGTCGGCCGGGGTGGCCGCGTCCGGCGCCGTGGGGACGCCGGCTCCGGGTGAGCCGGGGGTGGCGGCTTCCGCGGAGGCGGCCGGTCCGGTGAGGGTGGGTTCGGTCAGCGGTGCCGAGTGCTCCGGTTCCGGGGTGGCTGCGGTGATGCCGGCCTGTGCGGCGTCCTGCCAGGTGGCGGTGCCTTCGAGCGCGAAGAGCGGGAGGGGACGGCCGACGGGGTACTCGGCGCCTGCCATGCGCTTGACCCACTGCACTCCCCCGGGGTCGCGCATCTCGGCGACGGCGGTGACACCGATCTCCTCGGCCTTCTCAGGGACGGTCACCTTGACGTCCACGGTGCGCGCACCGGTGATCTCGTCGAACCTGCACACGTTCACCGGTTGCGCCGCGTCCGGCACGACGCCGGAGGCAGGCAGGATGTGCCGCTTGGACGTGCAGCGGACCGTGACCGGCGCGTCCTGCGGGTTGGAGATGACAGTGAGCAGAGCTTCGCGTGCGGGGCCCTCGATGCGCACGTGGAAGTGCGCCACCGCGCCGGGGTTGATGGAGTCGCCCGGACGCAGAGGCCCGCCGGCGTCCACCAGGCGGACGCTGAGGCGGCTGCCCGCCGCGAGGCCCGCCATCGGGTCGTCGGCCGCCATCGCGGCACCGTGGCCGCTCAGGACCAGCGCTCCGGCACCCACAATTGGTGCAATCCGGGCATGTCTCAACCAACCGGCCATTGTCTGTACCCCACTCCCCGATACGCTACGCCTCAGCATAGTCACTCTGCGTAGCAGTTATCTCACAGGGGAACGACTTCAATCTTCGATGATCAGATCCCACACGGCCTTGGCAACAGGAAGGTCGGCCGGCAGCCAAGCGATGTCGAAGATCTCGTCACGGCCGAGCCATCGCAACGCCAAATGTTCATGAGGGTACGGAACTCCCGATACCAGACAGGCCAGCCAGACCCTCATCACGTACCCGGGGCTCAGCGGCCAGTCCCCACCCACCCGCTCCCCCACCGAGATCCCGACCCCGAGCTCCTCACGGCACTCCCTGACCAGCGCGTCATGGTCGCTTTCCCCCGGATCGACCTTCCCCCCGGGAAACTCCCACCCTCCCGCCATCTCCGGCGGCCCCGCACGCTGCGCCGCCAGAAGCCTCCCGCCGTCGATGATCGCCGCCGCCACAACAATCCTCTCCATGCGCGTAAAGCCTAGGGACCACCGCGCCGATCCGTCCTCAACAACACCGCACACCGTCCCCGAGCCGTGGCCGGTCCGTGCCGGAAGGGAGACCCATGGCGAGTGCGGTGCGTGACAGGCGGGGTCAGGTCACGCCGAGGCTGCGGAGTTGCTCCAGGACCTTGGGGTTCTGCAGGGGACGGGTGTAGCCGACGATGTTGGGACGGTCGCGGTAGGTCGTGACCTTGATGGGGCCGCAGAGGGTGCAGCGGGCCTCGACCATCTTGCCCGGTGAGACGACCATGCCGACGTGGCCGGGGTTGTTGGACGAGGTGCCGGGGCCGGCGTTGAAGAAGACCAGGTCGCCGGCCTGCTCGTCGCCTTCGGAGATCTTCTTGCCGAAGGGCCACTGACCGAAGGTCGTGCGGGGGATGGACAGGCCCGCCTCGCGGTAGGCCATGTAGATGATGCCGGAGCAGTCGTAGCCCTCGGGTCCCGTGCCACCCCAGCGGTACGGCTTGCCGCGCTGCGCCAAGGCGTACTGGAGGATCTTGCGGACCACGTCGGTGGGTGCGGCCTCGACGATCGGCGGGTCACAGGCGGGGTCGGCCTCGGGAGGCAGGTCGAGGGTGCCGTCGGAGGCGTACTTCCTGGCGATCTCCAGGACCTGCTCGACGTACCAGATGGCGCGGTTGTAGGTGAACAGCGCGCGGCGCAGGTCCCCGGGTGCGCCGTTGCGCTTGAGCATCTTGGCGGCGCCGAGGATGGCGTCGGCGGGGTTGTAGACGTCGCCGTAGCCGTCGTTGTCGCCGTCGGATGCGTAACCGTTGAACTTGCTCGACACCTTGATCTTGGACTTGCCGCCCCAGGTGCTGATGAGGAACTGCATGGGGCCCGCGGCGCCGGCGTAGTTGGTGCCGTTCTTCACACCTGGCAGGTTGGACCGGCCGTGGTCGGTCTCGCGTTTGCCGACGGCCGCGAGGACCGTCCACTGCACCCCGGTCTTCTGGCCCCACTTCTTGTACAGCGCGAGGTACTCGGGGGGGATGTCGGACTGCGCGGTGTCGGACACGTTGGCGAACTTCGGCGAGTCGTCGGCGCAGTCGGTGACGCTGCCGCCGCCGAGGAACGACGGGAACGTGCTCATCAGCATCGGCGCCATGATCAAGGTGACGAGCACGACACCGGCGAGGCCGACGATCAACGCGATGCGCAGCCGCGACGTCACTGGATCGACCCCTGCCCGGGATCACCTTCCTGGCCGAGATCGGCGGGTTGCATGTCGAACACCTTCCACTCCGCTCCGACCTGGGTGAGCGTGACGGCGTAGTCGGAACTGCGGTCCTGCGGGCCGTCCTTGGCGGTGATGTGCTGCACGACGGTGACCACGAACACGATCGACCCGCCTGCCATGTCGCGGATGTTCTTCAGCCGCGCGGAACCGGACGACACGATCTCGCCGGCGCGGTTCTGCTCCACGAGCGCGGGGGTGGTGACGTCACGGGACAGGACGGTGCCGAGTTCGGCGGTGGTGAACCCCTTCAGCCGCTCGGCGTACGACACGGGGTCCTCGTCGTAGCGGTAGGTGGCGTAGGAGACGGCGAACCGCTGGGCCGCGTCGGCGGCGGCGGCGATCTGGT
The window above is part of the Sphaerisporangium rubeum genome. Proteins encoded here:
- a CDS encoding response regulator, yielding MTEYRFIDVLLVEDDPGDVLLTKEAFEHNKVQNKLHVVSDGEQAMAFLRNEGEYADTPRPDLILLDLNLPRKDGREVLEDIKADATLRSIPVVVLTTSEAEEDILRSYHLHANAYVAKPVDFDQFIKVVRQIDDFFVSVVKLPRTDQRP
- a CDS encoding fumarate reductase/succinate dehydrogenase flavoprotein subunit, which encodes MEIERHEYDVVVIGAGGAGLRAAIEARQQGKRTAIVCKSLFGKAHTVMAEGGAAAAMGNVNSDDNWMVHFRDTMRGGKFLNNWRMAELHAKEAPERVWELEAWGALFDRTKDGKISQRNFGGHEYPRLAHVGDRTGLELIRTLQQRVVALQQEDERLHGDPEAYLKVFAECTITRLLQDGDEPGAPITGAFGYWRETGRLICFDAPAVVLATGGIGKSFSVTSNSWEYTGDGHALALLAGAKLINMEFVQFHPTGMVWPPSVRGILVTESVRGDGGVLRNSDGVRFMFNYIPDVFKDKYATSEEEGDRWYTDQANNRRPPELLPRDEVARAINSEVKAGRGSPHGGVFLDVSSRLPAAEIVRRLPSMHHQFKELADVDITAEPMEVGPTCHYVMGGVEVDADTTQSSVPGLFAAGEVSGGMHGSNRLGGNSLSDLLVFGQRAGAGAAAYVDGLAARPVAGPEKLAEAEAEALAPLSRGGAENPYEVHQELQRTMHELVGIIRKAGEISEALEVVTKLKERAANTGAPGGRIYNPGWHLALDLRNMLLVSECVARAALLREESRGGHTRDDFPAMSADWRRKLLVCALAADGGITVEEQEQPSMRDDLLTLFERGELSKYLTADEMVEFDALVKES
- a CDS encoding succinate dehydrogenase/fumarate reductase iron-sulfur subunit, whose translation is MSYKAKFRVWRGEGGEGSLEDFTVEVNEGEVVLDVIHRLQATQAPDLAVRWNCKAGKCGSCSMEINGKPRLGCMTRMSTFTEDETITVTPMRTFPVIKDLVTDVSFNYQKAREIPSFTPPDNVKPGEYRMQQIDVERSQEFRKCIECFMCNNVCHVIRDHEENKTAFAGPRYLMRIAELDMHPYDVAERKNAAQEEHGLGYCNITKCCTEVCPEHIKITDNALIPMKERVVDRKYDPLVWLGSKIFKRSGSGQKS
- a CDS encoding (deoxy)nucleoside triphosphate pyrophosphohydrolase; its protein translation is MERIVVAAAIIDGGRLLAAQRAGPPEMAGGWEFPGGKVDPGESDHDALVRECREELGVGISVGERVGGDWPLSPGYVMRVWLACLVSGVPYPHEHLALRWLGRDEIFDIAWLPADLPVAKAVWDLIIED
- a CDS encoding bifunctional lytic transglycosylase/C40 family peptidase yields the protein MTSRLRIALIVGLAGVVLVTLIMAPMLMSTFPSFLGGGSVTDCADDSPKFANVSDTAQSDIPPEYLALYKKWGQKTGVQWTVLAAVGKRETDHGRSNLPGVKNGTNYAGAAGPMQFLISTWGGKSKIKVSSKFNGYASDGDNDGYGDVYNPADAILGAAKMLKRNGAPGDLRRALFTYNRAIWYVEQVLEIARKYASDGTLDLPPEADPACDPPIVEAAPTDVVRKILQYALAQRGKPYRWGGTGPEGYDCSGIIYMAYREAGLSIPRTTFGQWPFGKKISEGDEQAGDLVFFNAGPGTSSNNPGHVGMVVSPGKMVEARCTLCGPIKVTTYRDRPNIVGYTRPLQNPKVLEQLRSLGVT